The segment GGCAAAGAGAGCCAATGTGAGTTTTTCGGATCGCAAGTCAATGGCCGACCTAATGAGCCATACTTACTTCTCGCTTTCTGATTCAGGAATCACACTCGATGGAAATCCCCTGGGAGAAGAGATAAGGACCAGAGAGGTATCTCTTCTCTCTTCGGACATTGCCAAATATTCTTATGTGAGAGACTTTCTTACGGAGCAACAGAGAAATCTTTCAAAACAAGGAAACGTAGTTATGGAGGGCCGTGACATCGGAACTGTTGTCATTCCGGAAGCGGAGCTGAAGATATTTCTTACGGCCTCCGCGAGAGAAAGGGCAAGGAGAAGACTTGCTCAGCTGAATGCGAGCGGCGTCGAAGCAGATTTTGAGGAGATTCTCGCAGAGATCGAAAGAAGGGATCACAACGACTCGACTAGATCCGTTGCTCCTCTAAAGGCTGCTTCCGATGCTATAGTGCTTGACACGACGAACCTTAGCGTAGATGAAGTTGTATCCGCGATCGTTTCCCTTGCCGAGAGACGACAGAGAGTCCGGCTTGCAAGGTCAGTCGGCTTCTGCTACGGGGTGGACAGGGCCGTAAGCGAAACGATAAAGCTTCTTAAATCCGGCAAGAAGGTCTACGCGACTGGGGAGATCGTCCATAATGAAAAGGTAATGAACGATCTGAAGGAACTGGGCCTGGAAGTGATTGAAGATAGCCTTCTCTCTGAAAGGCATGAGGGAGTCGTGATAATCAGAGCACACGGAATCGACCCTGCATCTGAAGAGAAATTACGGCGTGTTTTCGTTGAAGTGATAGACCTGACTTGTCCTATAGTGTACAATGTATTTAGCCTGGCAGTCGATCTCGAG is part of the Mesotoga sp. UBA6090 genome and harbors:
- the cmk gene encoding (d)CMP kinase, with amino-acid sequence MRIAIDGPAGSGKSTVARLVASSLDFVYIDTGAMYRALALKAKRANVSFSDRKSMADLMSHTYFSLSDSGITLDGNPLGEEIRTREVSLLSSDIAKYSYVRDFLTEQQRNLSKQGNVVMEGRDIGTVVIPEAELKIFLTASARERARRRLAQLNASGVEADFEEILAEIERRDHNDSTRSVAPLKAASDAIVLDTTNLSVDEVVSAIVSLAERRQRVRLARSVGFCYGVDRAVSETIKLLKSGKKVYATGEIVHNEKVMNDLKELGLEVIEDSLLSERHEGVVIIRAHGIDPASEEKLRRVFVEVIDLTCPIVYNVFSLAVDLEQQGNFVLVYGKKNHPEVTALSGRLKDYLIVEPGEDYDSILKKLEGKERVAIVSQTTMSSVDFDSFASFVQSRLGERVTVYNTICKVTIQRESEAERLARISDTVIVIGGRNSSNTKKLVKIVERLGKKALHVTDLKDLPRGDMGKVALISGTSTPYEQIQKILDYIDNNREVTDNGRENESAR